One bacterium genomic region harbors:
- the lon gene encoding endopeptidase La, whose amino-acid sequence MPILPLRDIVIFPYMIFPVLVGREQSIRAANFAAEHTKYIFLSTQKKSAIEDPSIKDLYPEGTVAKIVQILKLPNGLMKILVDGLFQARITEFTNNKSFFEGKIELIIPTVDNDHEMNAMIRQMTQLFKDYVKISKNVPKDTITAFDNIEEPDRKLFYAAANINQSIEVKQTILQKFTLKEQYLEVIKVLNSEIDILRIEKEIDNKVQENIAKTQRKFIIQEQIKILQDELGEDEDASPEFAKIRDQIKKAKMPKEVEDKALEEFNKLKKTPPMSPESTVIRNYLDWLVGVPWSKRSKDNLDIKHVQKILDQDHFGLEKPKERIIEHIAVLNLVKQMKGQILCFVGPPGVGKTSLGKSIARALGRNFVRISLGGVRDEAEIRGHRRTYIGSMPGKIIQSMKRAGTINPVILLDEIDKMSMDFRGDPSSAMLEVLDPEQNHTFNDHYLEVDYNLQQVMFITTANIRYNIPLPLQDRMEIIELPGYLEYDKLEIAKKHLIPKQLNAHGLENKHIEFSENAIKKIIGEYTREAGVRNLEREIASILRKLAKEIVVKESTNGKSKKKAKYVINEELVEEYLKTPRYRYQRHSKGNKVGSVTGLAWTSTGGELLSVDVTIMNGAGKLNLTGQLGNVMKESAQAALSYLRASAKRLGLNPDFFKGREIHIHLPEGAIPKDGPSAGVAMAMAMLSAISGKPASNNVAMTGEITLTGSILAIGGLTEKLLAAKRNNIKTVLIPKENEIDLKEVSDKVKSGLDIVTIGRAEQAIPYLFEGVTMKKSTEAKNRKLKKKS is encoded by the coding sequence ATGCCGATTTTACCGCTGAGAGATATTGTAATCTTTCCGTATATGATATTTCCGGTTCTTGTCGGACGAGAACAATCTATCAGGGCAGCTAATTTTGCGGCTGAGCATACTAAGTATATCTTTTTATCAACACAAAAAAAATCAGCGATCGAAGATCCTTCAATAAAAGATTTATATCCGGAAGGAACGGTAGCGAAAATTGTTCAGATATTAAAGCTTCCAAACGGACTAATGAAAATTCTTGTCGATGGTTTGTTCCAGGCAAGGATAACTGAGTTCACTAACAATAAAAGTTTCTTTGAAGGCAAAATAGAACTGATCATTCCAACCGTTGATAATGACCACGAAATGAATGCGATGATCAGGCAGATGACTCAGCTTTTCAAAGATTATGTTAAGATCAGCAAGAATGTTCCAAAGGATACGATTACAGCATTTGATAATATCGAAGAGCCTGACAGAAAACTTTTTTACGCTGCAGCTAATATCAATCAATCAATTGAAGTCAAGCAGACCATTCTTCAGAAATTTACTCTCAAAGAACAATATCTTGAAGTAATAAAAGTATTGAACTCTGAAATCGATATTCTGAGGATTGAAAAAGAGATTGATAATAAAGTCCAGGAAAACATTGCAAAGACCCAGCGAAAGTTTATTATACAGGAACAAATAAAAATTCTGCAGGATGAATTAGGTGAAGATGAAGACGCATCACCTGAGTTTGCTAAAATTCGGGATCAGATTAAAAAGGCAAAGATGCCGAAGGAAGTTGAAGACAAAGCTCTAGAAGAATTCAACAAGCTAAAAAAAACTCCGCCAATGTCTCCCGAATCAACTGTAATAAGAAATTATCTGGACTGGCTTGTTGGTGTACCTTGGAGTAAAAGATCAAAAGACAATCTTGACATCAAGCACGTTCAAAAAATTCTTGACCAGGATCATTTCGGATTAGAAAAACCAAAAGAAAGAATCATCGAGCATATTGCTGTTCTTAATTTAGTTAAGCAGATGAAAGGTCAGATATTATGTTTCGTCGGTCCTCCGGGAGTTGGTAAAACTTCTTTAGGTAAATCAATTGCTCGTGCTCTTGGTAGAAATTTTGTTCGTATCAGTCTCGGTGGCGTTCGTGATGAAGCAGAAATTCGCGGACACAGAAGAACCTATATCGGTTCAATGCCGGGAAAAATTATTCAATCAATGAAAAGAGCGGGAACTATTAATCCCGTAATTCTGCTTGATGAAATTGATAAGATGAGTATGGATTTCCGGGGCGATCCATCATCAGCTATGCTTGAAGTTCTGGATCCTGAACAAAACCACACTTTCAATGATCATTACCTTGAAGTTGATTACAATCTTCAGCAGGTGATGTTCATTACGACAGCTAACATTCGATACAACATTCCACTGCCTCTTCAGGACAGAATGGAAATAATTGAGCTCCCCGGTTATCTCGAATATGACAAGCTTGAAATAGCAAAGAAGCATCTTATTCCGAAACAATTAAATGCACACGGACTTGAAAATAAACACATTGAGTTCAGTGAGAATGCTATTAAAAAAATTATTGGTGAATACACCAGAGAAGCGGGTGTCAGAAATCTTGAAAGAGAGATAGCTTCAATCCTCCGAAAACTTGCTAAGGAAATTGTTGTAAAAGAATCGACAAATGGAAAAAGTAAAAAGAAAGCAAAGTATGTGATCAACGAAGAATTAGTTGAAGAATATTTAAAAACTCCGCGATACAGATATCAAAGACATAGTAAAGGAAATAAAGTCGGTAGCGTAACCGGTTTAGCATGGACAAGCACCGGAGGTGAGTTGCTTTCAGTTGATGTTACAATTATGAATGGTGCAGGTAAATTGAATCTTACCGGTCAGCTTGGAAATGTTATGAAAGAATCTGCGCAAGCCGCATTGAGTTATCTGCGTGCTTCTGCTAAAAGGTTAGGCCTGAATCCCGATTTCTTCAAAGGCAGAGAAATTCACATTCACTTGCCGGAAGGAGCAATTCCAAAAGATGGTCCATCTGCTGGTGTTGCAATGGCAATGGCGATGCTGTCAGCAATAAGCGGAAAACCAGCATCCAACAATGTTGCTATGACAGGTGAAATTACACTAACAGGATCAATACTCGCAATCGGCGGACTAACTGAAAAACTTTTAGCTGCAAAAAGAAATAATATTAAGACGGTTCTTATTCCAAAAGAAAATGAAATTGATCTGAAAGAAGTTTCGGATAAAGTTAAGTCAGGTTTAGATATTGTTACTATTGGACGAGCAGAACAGGCTATTCCCTATTTGTTTGAGGGTGTCACGATGAAGAAATCCACTGAAGCAAAAAACCGGAAATTAAAAAAGAAAAGTTGA
- a CDS encoding inositol monophosphatase yields the protein MIDDIIKISKEAGELIRNAFGKSHSIEFKTNELNLVTETDKASEKLITDFIRKKYPSHGILAEEGSEVNKSAEYLWVIDPLDGTTNFAHGLPIFAVSIGVQKNRDTIAGVVYDVMRDVIYSAEKGKGSFENGRKIFVSKNEILGHSVLVTGFPYNIKENPDKASERFVAFLKQVRAIRRLGSAAIDFCYVASGVFDGFWEVSLHPWDICAGKLIVEEAGGVVTDFDGDKIDIYSKRILATNSLVHKKMINVLNGV from the coding sequence ATGATTGATGATATAATTAAAATATCAAAAGAAGCTGGTGAACTGATAAGAAATGCTTTTGGCAAATCTCATTCAATTGAGTTTAAAACAAATGAACTGAATCTGGTTACAGAAACTGACAAAGCATCAGAAAAGCTGATAACCGATTTCATCAGAAAAAAATATCCTTCCCACGGAATTCTCGCAGAAGAGGGAAGTGAAGTGAATAAATCAGCTGAATATCTTTGGGTGATTGATCCTCTTGATGGAACAACAAATTTTGCTCACGGATTACCAATCTTTGCAGTGTCAATCGGAGTTCAGAAAAATAGAGATACGATTGCCGGAGTCGTATATGATGTTATGAGAGATGTGATCTATTCAGCAGAAAAAGGAAAAGGAAGCTTTGAAAATGGTCGGAAAATATTCGTGAGTAAGAATGAAATCCTTGGACACAGTGTTCTCGTTACCGGATTTCCGTACAACATCAAAGAAAATCCTGACAAGGCATCTGAAAGATTTGTTGCATTTTTAAAACAAGTACGCGCAATAAGAAGACTCGGTTCTGCCGCAATTGATTTTTGTTATGTAGCGAGCGGAGTATTTGATGGTTTCTGGGAAGTATCACTTCATCCGTGGGATATATGTGCCGGAAAACTAATTGTTGAAGAAGCCGGCGGAGTTGTTACAGATTTTGATGGTGATAAAATTGATATATATTCGAAGAGAATACTGGCAACGAACAGTCTCGTCCATAAAAAGATGATTAATGTTTTGAATGGTGTTTAG
- a CDS encoding long-chain fatty acid--CoA ligase has product MGSLKAFYTIPELYKFLTEDFGPIKGGHIIFRKVDNVYKGITYPELKTETDSFAFGLNALGLRKGDCVALISENRPEWVYADFAMQMLGIVNVPLYPSLTSDSIEYILNDSESKAIIISTGFQLNKVQKVLKNCKHLKHIIILNDHDDVAVTDHLFTFAQIQEKGKSIQHSSPDLLKKSAAEIKEDDVCTIIYTSGTTGEPKGVILTHQNIISNVNAALDIFPITKDDVFLSFLPLCHIFERMAGYYTAFAAGCTIYYAESIEKVATNLQEARPTLMTSVPRLFERIQSRIIKNVESQSVTKQKIFYWALDLGKKFCAAKKKGPVPFALAAKYRIADKLVFKKIRERTGGRLRFFISGGAALSKELGEFFEAAGIQIVEGYGLTESSPVITANKPDDYKFGTVGKPLPGVEVKIAPDGEILARGPNIMKGYYKKKKETEETIIHGWLHTGDIGVFDSEGFLQITDRKKHLFKTSAGKYIAPTPIENIFLASKYIDQFVLIGDKRMFLSALIVPDYEALKEFADAHNIPYKNESDLTNNDQIYKLIESDMAKLQKQLANYERVRKFALLDKPFTIETGEITPSLKIKRKVVEEKYNYLIEKMYYGGMEKD; this is encoded by the coding sequence ATGGGTTCTTTAAAAGCATTTTACACAATACCCGAGCTTTATAAATTTTTAACTGAAGATTTTGGTCCTATAAAAGGAGGACATATTATCTTCAGAAAAGTTGATAATGTCTACAAAGGAATTACCTATCCGGAATTAAAAACGGAGACCGACTCATTTGCTTTCGGTTTGAACGCTCTCGGTCTGAGAAAAGGTGATTGTGTCGCACTTATTTCCGAAAACCGTCCTGAATGGGTTTATGCTGATTTTGCAATGCAGATGCTCGGAATAGTAAATGTTCCTCTTTATCCTTCATTAACTTCAGATTCAATAGAATACATACTCAACGATTCAGAATCGAAAGCAATAATTATTTCAACCGGATTTCAACTAAACAAGGTTCAGAAAGTTTTAAAGAACTGCAAACATTTGAAACATATTATAATTCTTAATGACCATGATGATGTAGCAGTTACAGATCACCTTTTCACGTTTGCTCAAATCCAGGAAAAAGGGAAAAGCATTCAGCACAGTAGTCCTGACTTACTGAAAAAATCTGCTGCAGAAATTAAAGAAGATGATGTCTGCACGATTATTTATACATCCGGGACAACCGGAGAACCGAAAGGGGTAATCCTGACTCATCAGAATATTATTTCAAATGTAAATGCTGCGCTAGATATTTTCCCAATTACAAAAGATGATGTGTTCCTTTCGTTTCTTCCTCTTTGCCATATATTTGAACGAATGGCTGGGTATTACACTGCGTTTGCCGCGGGATGCACAATTTATTACGCTGAAAGTATTGAAAAGGTTGCAACAAATCTTCAGGAAGCAAGACCCACTCTGATGACATCAGTTCCGAGATTGTTTGAAAGAATTCAGTCAAGAATTATTAAAAATGTAGAGAGTCAGTCAGTTACCAAACAAAAGATTTTCTATTGGGCTTTGGATTTGGGTAAGAAATTTTGTGCTGCAAAAAAGAAAGGCCCGGTTCCATTTGCACTCGCAGCAAAATATAGAATAGCCGATAAACTTGTCTTTAAAAAAATAAGAGAACGAACCGGCGGAAGATTGAGATTTTTTATTTCAGGTGGAGCAGCACTTTCCAAAGAACTCGGAGAATTTTTTGAAGCGGCCGGAATTCAGATTGTCGAAGGATATGGACTGACTGAATCATCTCCGGTGATAACAGCTAACAAACCTGATGACTATAAATTCGGAACTGTCGGCAAGCCTTTGCCGGGAGTTGAAGTAAAAATTGCTCCCGATGGTGAAATACTGGCTCGTGGTCCAAACATTATGAAAGGGTATTACAAAAAGAAGAAAGAAACCGAAGAGACAATCATTCACGGATGGCTCCACACCGGAGACATTGGTGTATTTGATTCTGAAGGATTTTTACAAATAACTGACCGGAAAAAACATCTGTTTAAAACTAGTGCTGGAAAATATATTGCTCCAACTCCGATTGAAAATATTTTTCTTGCCAGCAAATACATTGACCAGTTTGTATTGATCGGTGATAAAAGAATGTTCCTCAGTGCATTAATAGTTCCCGATTATGAGGCATTAAAAGAATTTGCGGATGCTCATAACATTCCTTATAAGAATGAATCCGACTTAACAAACAACGATCAGATTTATAAGTTGATTGAAAGTGATATGGCAAAACTTCAAAAACAGCTTGCGAATTATGAACGAGTAAGGAAGTTTGCTTTACTTGATAAGCCTTTCACAATAGAAACCGGTGAAATTACGCCGAGCTTAAAGATCAAAAGAAAAGTTGTAGAAGAAAAATACAATTATCTGATTGAGAAAATGTACTACGGCGGAATGGAGAAGGATTAA
- the pruA gene encoding L-glutamate gamma-semialdehyde dehydrogenase — protein sequence MSNAYFKVPQPINEPVKSYKPGSPEREELKKKLAELKSKQIEAPLIIGGEEVRTGNTEKMVMPHNHSHVLGVYHKASKKEVDMAVEAALEARKEWAEMPWEHRVSIFLKIADLLAGPWRSTINAATMLGQSKTVYQAEIDSAAELVDFYRFNSFYMAQLMQDQPYSGSGMWNRLEYRPLEGFIFSVTPFNFTSIAGNLPTAPAIVGNVSLWKPASSAVYSAYWLMKLFEEAGLPKGVINFVPGSGGQVGTPAFTNPNLAGVHFTGSTEVFQNMWKTISDNLKNMKYYPRIVGETGGKDFIFAHSSADVDALVVAALRGAFEYQGQKCSAASRMYIPKSIWKEFKEKYVAEVGKIKMGDIEDFTNFMGAVIDKGAFKSITEYIKYAKGSNEVEIITGGNFDDSKGYFIEPTTIVTTNPKFKTMEEEIFGPVLTIYVYDDNKLDETLTLCDETSPYALTGAIFAQDRKVIVKMSNRLRNAAGNFYINDKPTGAVVGQQPFGGGRASGTNDKAGSAMNILRWMTARTIKETFDPPKDWRYPFMSEK from the coding sequence ATGTCAAATGCATATTTCAAAGTACCACAACCAATAAATGAACCAGTTAAAAGCTATAAACCGGGGAGTCCGGAAAGAGAAGAATTAAAGAAAAAATTAGCAGAACTAAAATCCAAACAAATTGAAGCTCCATTAATTATTGGCGGAGAAGAAGTTAGAACCGGCAATACAGAAAAAATGGTAATGCCGCACAATCACAGTCACGTTCTTGGTGTTTATCATAAAGCAAGTAAAAAAGAAGTTGATATGGCTGTTGAAGCCGCACTCGAAGCTCGCAAGGAATGGGCAGAAATGCCGTGGGAACACAGAGTTTCTATTTTCTTAAAGATAGCTGATTTGTTAGCTGGCCCGTGGAGATCAACAATAAATGCTGCTACAATGCTTGGACAATCTAAGACAGTTTATCAGGCAGAGATTGATTCGGCTGCTGAGCTTGTTGACTTCTATCGCTTCAACAGTTTTTATATGGCTCAGTTGATGCAGGATCAGCCTTACTCCGGAAGCGGAATGTGGAATCGTTTGGAATATCGTCCGCTGGAAGGATTTATTTTTTCTGTGACTCCTTTTAACTTCACATCAATTGCAGGAAATCTTCCAACTGCTCCGGCAATTGTTGGTAATGTAAGTTTGTGGAAACCTGCTTCAAGTGCAGTATACTCGGCATATTGGCTGATGAAATTATTTGAAGAAGCTGGATTGCCAAAAGGTGTGATCAATTTTGTTCCCGGATCCGGTGGACAGGTTGGAACTCCTGCATTTACAAATCCAAATCTTGCTGGTGTTCACTTTACAGGATCAACCGAAGTTTTTCAGAATATGTGGAAAACTATTTCCGATAATCTAAAAAATATGAAGTACTATCCTCGCATAGTTGGTGAAACCGGCGGTAAAGATTTTATATTTGCTCATAGTTCAGCAGATGTTGATGCACTTGTTGTTGCAGCTTTACGCGGTGCTTTTGAATACCAGGGTCAGAAATGTTCTGCTGCTTCAAGAATGTACATTCCAAAATCTATCTGGAAAGAGTTTAAAGAAAAGTACGTTGCTGAAGTTGGCAAAATTAAAATGGGTGATATTGAAGACTTCACAAACTTTATGGGTGCTGTAATTGATAAAGGAGCTTTCAAATCAATTACCGAATACATCAAATATGCAAAAGGTTCTAATGAAGTCGAGATAATAACCGGTGGAAACTTTGATGATTCAAAAGGGTATTTCATTGAGCCGACAACGATTGTTACCACAAATCCGAAATTCAAAACGATGGAAGAAGAAATTTTTGGTCCTGTGTTAACGATTTATGTCTATGATGATAACAAGCTCGATGAAACTTTAACACTCTGTGATGAAACTTCTCCATATGCATTAACAGGTGCAATCTTTGCTCAGGATAGAAAAGTAATTGTTAAAATGTCAAATAGATTAAGAAATGCTGCCGGAAATTTCTACATAAATGATAAACCAACAGGAGCAGTTGTTGGTCAGCAGCCGTTTGGTGGTGGAAGAGCTTCAGGCACGAATGATAAGGCCGGAAGTGCTATGAATATTTTGAGATGGATGACTGCCAGAACAATAAAAGAAACTTTTGATCCTCCGAAAGATTGGCGTTATCCGTTTATGAGTGAGAAATAA
- a CDS encoding tetratricopeptide repeat protein, with the protein MSFFDEEYDFSESSENENLREQIEECKRLIDSGSVYGYLDMFDEVTQACLDNDLNEDGLYLINALIEIAPYNSEYWIKKGLFLNALGYFNESIECFNKALSLNPGDSDALVDRSIAEENIGLFKQAKESLHKALANDPNNEDALYSLGILHQRNEEFEAAIRFFNQVLKLNSEYAEAYYELGFCYENLEDYSNALISYEKFLEIDPYNPNGWYNRGVILSKMNKMEQAINSYELAVSIRENFTSAWFNKGNILAELQRYPEALESFRKAYELDSGDETTCYNIGNLYEELGDLKNALRFYSEAIKNNDAYFEAYLARGYCYDSAGKYQFALRDFNKAVTLAQDSAEAWYAKADLEYSLGKLKEAVNSYIKALKISPASYDIWFTLAETYVELGEWLSALEAFDKCITLKENDAKAIYEKAKVNFILSRTEDALQCLKKAFELDPSIQEEFTNDYPEIKSSKLFKKLLGEN; encoded by the coding sequence ATGAGCTTCTTTGATGAAGAGTATGATTTTAGTGAATCCTCCGAAAATGAGAACCTCAGGGAACAGATAGAAGAGTGTAAACGGTTAATTGATTCAGGATCTGTTTATGGATATCTCGATATGTTTGACGAAGTGACACAGGCATGTCTGGATAATGATTTAAATGAAGATGGATTATACCTCATAAATGCACTGATTGAAATTGCACCTTACAATTCTGAATACTGGATTAAAAAAGGTTTGTTCCTTAATGCACTTGGATATTTCAATGAATCAATTGAGTGTTTCAATAAAGCATTGTCACTAAACCCCGGAGATTCTGATGCGCTTGTCGACAGATCGATTGCCGAGGAGAATATTGGACTGTTTAAGCAGGCTAAAGAATCTCTACACAAAGCTTTAGCAAACGATCCGAATAATGAAGATGCTCTTTACAGCCTTGGTATACTTCATCAGCGAAACGAGGAGTTTGAAGCAGCGATCAGATTTTTTAATCAGGTGTTAAAGCTTAATTCTGAATATGCTGAAGCTTATTACGAGTTGGGATTTTGCTACGAAAATCTGGAAGATTATTCAAATGCTTTAATTTCCTACGAAAAGTTTCTTGAGATAGATCCATACAATCCTAACGGTTGGTACAATCGAGGGGTTATTCTTTCAAAAATGAACAAGATGGAACAAGCTATCAACAGCTATGAATTGGCTGTTTCTATAAGGGAAAATTTTACGAGCGCCTGGTTCAACAAAGGAAATATTCTAGCTGAATTGCAACGATATCCTGAAGCGCTTGAAAGTTTCAGGAAAGCTTATGAGCTGGATTCGGGTGACGAAACTACTTGTTACAATATCGGAAATTTATATGAAGAACTCGGCGACTTAAAAAACGCTCTCAGGTTTTACAGTGAAGCAATAAAAAACAACGATGCATACTTTGAAGCGTATCTGGCGCGCGGTTACTGCTATGATTCAGCAGGGAAGTATCAATTTGCATTACGAGATTTTAATAAAGCAGTAACACTCGCGCAGGATAGTGCTGAAGCATGGTACGCAAAAGCTGATCTTGAGTATTCTTTAGGTAAGTTGAAAGAAGCAGTTAATAGTTATATAAAAGCATTGAAGATTTCGCCGGCAAGCTACGATATATGGTTTACACTTGCGGAGACTTATGTTGAACTTGGCGAATGGCTCAGTGCACTCGAAGCTTTTGACAAATGTATTACGCTGAAGGAAAACGATGCCAAAGCAATTTATGAAAAAGCAAAAGTTAATTTTATACTCAGCAGGACTGAAGATGCACTTCAATGCCTGAAAAAAGCATTTGAATTGGATCCGAGCATTCAGGAAGAGTTTACTAATGATTATCCGGAAATTAAATCCTCCAAACTGTTCAAAAAGCTCCTGGGTGAAAACTGA
- the aroE gene encoding shikimate dehydrogenase, with amino-acid sequence MRNSFLANTELIGLIGHPIKHSYSPFIQNFALEQMNLDYVYLPFDVPSENLKAAVNGVLALGLKGLNVTLPHKEKIIKYLDEVSEEASIIGAVNTIVNDHGKLMGYNTDAYGILETLLPFKEKISGTKATVIGAGGSARAVIYTLLRYFKPEEINIINRTQQKADTLANDFALKMRYDSFHTFELFPPDNVETLKNSSLIFNATTLGMYPDVEDTITDIDDSFNDEHIVFDLIYNPTKTKFLKTAEIQGANVVGGLKMLISQAAKSFELWTGVEMPVEIIFDSLQEYIKQQNA; translated from the coding sequence GTGAGAAATTCTTTTTTAGCAAATACTGAACTGATTGGTTTGATTGGACATCCCATTAAGCATTCTTATTCTCCATTCATTCAAAACTTTGCACTTGAACAGATGAATCTTGATTATGTTTACCTACCATTTGATGTGCCATCCGAAAATCTTAAAGCTGCGGTAAACGGAGTGCTTGCATTAGGTTTGAAAGGCTTAAATGTTACTCTTCCTCATAAGGAAAAAATCATAAAATATCTTGACGAAGTTTCTGAGGAAGCTTCGATCATCGGCGCTGTGAATACAATTGTTAACGATCATGGTAAACTGATGGGTTACAATACAGATGCTTACGGAATTTTAGAAACGCTGCTGCCCTTTAAAGAAAAAATTTCAGGAACTAAAGCAACCGTAATTGGTGCTGGAGGAAGTGCCCGGGCTGTAATTTATACTCTGCTTCGATATTTCAAACCGGAAGAAATAAACATCATCAATCGTACTCAGCAGAAAGCTGATACACTTGCAAACGATTTTGCATTGAAGATGAGATACGATTCCTTTCATACATTCGAACTTTTTCCACCGGATAATGTTGAGACATTAAAAAACTCCAGCCTGATTTTTAACGCTACAACTTTGGGAATGTATCCGGATGTTGAAGATACAATCACTGACATTGATGACTCATTCAATGATGAACACATAGTATTTGATTTGATTTACAATCCAACCAAAACAAAATTCCTGAAAACTGCTGAGATACAGGGTGCAAATGTTGTTGGCGGATTGAAGATGCTGATTTCTCAGGCTGCAAAATCTTTTGAATTATGGACTGGAGTGGAAATGCCGGTGGAAATTATCTTCGATTCACTTCAAGAATATATCAAGCAGCAAAACGCATAA
- a CDS encoding pyridoxal phosphate-dependent aminotransferase, producing MIANRVNEIAVSETMHIAAEAKKLKTEGVDVINLSMGEPDFPTPHNIKEAGKTGIEENHTRYTINSGTVELRTAIQAKLKRDNHLEYKLSEIIVSSGAKQSCYNAILTTVNPGDEVIIPSPYWVSYPAMVNLAGGKVVVIETTEKSGFRITPEQLKNAITPKTKIFILCNPSNPTGSAYNKQELEALAKVAEKGNFYILADEIYEKMVYDNFEFFSFATIATQLRNRIILVNGISKSYAMTGWRIGYTAANEHIIEGMNKIQSHSTSHPSSVSQFAAIEALTGPQYVINEMFVEFRKRREFLFSELVSIKGITCYKPEGAFYLFPNISAFMHKHSKVLQVENSFDFAMHLLYEAHIAVVPGNAFGADGYLRISYATSMENLKVAVIRLRKALAKLEV from the coding sequence ATGATCGCCAATAGGGTTAATGAGATTGCTGTATCTGAAACTATGCACATCGCTGCGGAAGCAAAGAAGCTAAAAACCGAAGGAGTTGATGTAATAAATTTAAGTATGGGAGAACCTGACTTCCCTACTCCGCATAATATTAAAGAAGCCGGAAAAACGGGCATTGAAGAAAACCATACAAGATATACAATCAATTCAGGAACGGTTGAATTGAGAACAGCAATTCAGGCAAAACTTAAAAGAGATAATCATCTTGAATACAAGCTGAGTGAAATAATTGTATCCAGCGGTGCAAAACAAAGCTGCTACAATGCAATTTTAACCACCGTAAATCCCGGAGACGAAGTTATAATTCCTTCACCTTATTGGGTTTCTTACCCGGCAATGGTGAATCTTGCTGGTGGAAAAGTTGTAGTCATCGAGACAACTGAAAAAAGTGGATTCAGAATTACGCCTGAACAGCTCAAAAATGCTATCACACCAAAAACCAAAATATTCATCCTTTGCAATCCATCGAATCCAACAGGCTCAGCATACAACAAACAAGAGCTTGAAGCATTAGCTAAAGTTGCGGAGAAAGGAAACTTTTATATTCTCGCAGACGAAATTTATGAGAAGATGGTTTATGATAATTTTGAATTTTTTAGTTTCGCAACAATAGCCACACAACTGCGAAACAGAATAATACTGGTAAACGGTATATCGAAATCTTACGCAATGACCGGCTGGAGAATCGGTTATACTGCAGCAAACGAGCATATCATTGAAGGTATGAATAAGATTCAGAGTCACAGTACGTCACATCCATCTTCTGTTTCGCAGTTTGCTGCGATTGAAGCATTAACCGGACCTCAATACGTTATCAATGAAATGTTTGTTGAGTTCAGAAAGCGCAGGGAGTTTTTATTTAGCGAACTTGTTTCGATTAAAGGAATAACCTGCTATAAACCCGAAGGAGCATTTTATTTATTTCCAAATATTTCTGCATTTATGCACAAACATTCAAAAGTTCTCCAGGTAGAAAACTCTTTCGACTTTGCAATGCATCTTCTATATGAAGCACATATTGCCGTCGTACCTGGTAATGCATTCGGCGCAGATGGTTATCTGAGAATTTCTTATGCCACATCAATGGAAAATCTGAAGGTAGCGGTTATCAGACTCAGGAAAGCTTTAGCAAAGCTGGAAGTTTAA
- a CDS encoding methyltransferase domain-containing protein, translating into MEYDSLNNEQKVQVAKGFDATPELIPYIPFLLQDLFALGASPQIIIQTLKSLNLKKDSTVLDLACGKGAVSIQIAKSLGFSCKGIDLFKPFVELANRKAIEEGVDHLCQFEVSDIKTSVQNERNYDIVVLASAETLLGEIHNAIRELRKCIRSGGFIIYDGCFLNNESSLENPDYSVIKNYETTVKQLTSFGDKIINEVIIPVEDTINIDRMYTEAIRKRAKELAKKYPDKEKLFFDYVKRQEEECSIIENDITSCVWCIRKTG; encoded by the coding sequence ATGGAGTATGATAGCCTGAACAACGAACAGAAAGTTCAGGTAGCAAAAGGCTTTGATGCGACACCTGAACTGATTCCATACATTCCTTTTCTACTGCAAGATTTGTTTGCGCTTGGCGCATCACCACAAATTATAATACAAACACTTAAATCACTCAATCTTAAAAAAGACTCAACTGTTCTTGACCTGGCATGTGGGAAAGGTGCAGTATCAATTCAAATAGCAAAGAGTCTTGGATTTTCTTGCAAAGGAATAGATTTATTCAAACCATTTGTTGAACTAGCAAATAGAAAAGCAATTGAAGAAGGTGTAGATCATTTATGTCAATTTGAAGTTTCCGATATAAAGACCTCGGTTCAAAATGAAAGAAATTACGATATTGTTGTTCTTGCTTCTGCGGAAACGCTTCTTGGAGAGATTCATAATGCAATTCGAGAATTGAGAAAATGTATTCGCAGTGGCGGATTTATTATCTATGATGGATGCTTTCTGAATAATGAATCTTCTTTGGAGAATCCAGATTATTCAGTAATAAAAAATTATGAGACGACAGTTAAACAGCTAACCTCATTCGGAGATAAGATAATCAATGAGGTAATAATTCCTGTTGAGGATACTATTAATATAGATAGAATGTACACCGAGGCTATTAGAAAAAGAGCAAAAGAACTAGCAAAAAAATATCCAGACAAAGAGAAATTATTTTTCGATTATGTAAAGAGACAGGAAGAAGAGTGTTCAATTATTGAAAATGATATCACCAGTTGTGTCTGGTGCATCAGGAAAACTGGCTGA